From a single Nostoc edaphicum CCNP1411 genomic region:
- a CDS encoding penicillin acylase family protein — protein sequence MKNSRKGWLRKRLKTTLIFLLVLGLLLVGFVTYTVRQSFPQESGTIQLPELKAEVTVQRDKWGIPHIYAANSHDLFMAQGYIHAQDRFWQMDFWRHIGSGRLSEMFGSSQVDTDKYLRTMGWARVAQQEIQEINAEMKAYLEAYADGVNAYLTEHHGSALSLEYTVLKFLNPGYQPEPWQILHSLTWGKVMAYDLGRNFQSEIERAILLKTLNPNQVEELFPPYPQDLPVILPEFQKKEDTGTGGQGNTQSYFPASSSLLDSPDVLPALESITKPMMALEQLIGPTGIGIGSNNWVISGQRTATGKPILANDPHLGVQIPSIWYEVGLHCTPKSTECPYNVSGFSFAGMIGVIIGHSDRIAWGVTNVQSDVMDLYIEKINPKNPNQYEVNGKWVNMQLVPETIQVAGSQPIVQTVRYTRHGPILSDVSPNLKQFQPSQSLELPQNYAVALRWTALEPSKLGYAVPQINRAQNWQEFRTAASNYDVPAQNLVYADIDGNIGYQMPGKFPIRAQGDGRYPVPGWTDEYEWQGYIDFEQLPKSFNPPQGYIATANNLVMREYPYLITADWVYGYRAQRIVEMISQQTQPISLKGVQQIQGDDRNLNAQTLVPLLQSITVDTPRLQAAQKLLQDWNLQLGMTSPVAALFEVFWKHLLADTFHDQLPEKYFPHGGDRWYAVIANLVKQPNSSWWDNRNTPKVESRDQILRQSFIEAVDELERIQSKDPKNWNWGKLHTITFRNATLGKSGVPPIEALFNRGAFATSGNGETVNANRWRANKSFEVTDIPSLRMIVDLGNLDNSVAIHTPGQSGHAFHSHYNDMVEPWRKIEYHQMLWEQKSVANNTTVTLKFVPKLRE from the coding sequence ATGAAAAATTCCAGGAAAGGTTGGTTACGTAAAAGACTCAAAACTACTCTGATTTTCCTGTTAGTGCTGGGGCTATTGTTAGTGGGATTTGTCACCTACACTGTACGCCAATCCTTTCCACAAGAGAGTGGCACAATTCAACTACCTGAACTGAAAGCTGAAGTAACCGTTCAACGCGATAAATGGGGTATTCCCCATATTTATGCTGCCAACTCCCACGATTTATTTATGGCGCAAGGTTATATCCACGCCCAAGACCGCTTTTGGCAAATGGACTTTTGGCGACACATTGGTTCTGGGCGACTTTCAGAAATGTTTGGTTCATCTCAGGTTGACACTGATAAATATCTGCGGACAATGGGTTGGGCGAGGGTGGCGCAGCAAGAAATTCAGGAAATTAATGCAGAGATGAAAGCATACTTGGAAGCATACGCCGATGGTGTCAATGCTTATCTGACAGAGCATCACGGCAGCGCCCTGAGTCTAGAATACACTGTGCTAAAGTTTCTCAATCCTGGGTATCAGCCAGAACCTTGGCAAATACTGCATTCTTTGACTTGGGGTAAGGTAATGGCTTATGATTTGGGCAGAAATTTTCAGAGCGAAATTGAACGTGCTATTTTGCTCAAAACCCTTAACCCTAATCAAGTAGAGGAACTTTTTCCGCCATACCCTCAAGACTTGCCAGTTATTTTACCTGAGTTCCAGAAAAAAGAGGACACAGGAACAGGGGGACAGGGGAACACGCAGAGTTATTTCCCCGCATCTTCTTCACTTCTCGACTCTCCAGATGTATTACCTGCTTTAGAGTCAATTACTAAGCCGATGATGGCTTTGGAACAACTTATAGGGCCCACGGGAATAGGTATTGGCTCGAATAACTGGGTGATATCTGGTCAGCGGACAGCTACAGGTAAGCCAATTTTGGCGAATGACCCGCACTTAGGTGTGCAAATTCCCTCTATCTGGTATGAGGTTGGTCTGCACTGTACACCGAAGAGTACAGAATGTCCCTACAACGTTTCTGGCTTTTCCTTTGCGGGAATGATTGGGGTAATTATCGGTCATAGCGATCGCATTGCCTGGGGTGTCACCAATGTACAATCTGATGTGATGGATTTATACATCGAGAAAATCAACCCGAAAAATCCTAACCAGTATGAAGTCAATGGTAAATGGGTTAATATGCAACTCGTGCCAGAGACGATTCAAGTCGCCGGAAGTCAACCGATTGTCCAAACGGTTCGCTATACCCGACATGGGCCAATTCTCTCTGATGTTTCGCCCAATCTAAAGCAATTCCAGCCGAGTCAGTCGCTAGAATTACCGCAAAACTACGCCGTAGCCCTGCGCTGGACAGCCCTAGAACCTTCCAAACTAGGGTATGCCGTTCCCCAAATCAATCGCGCCCAAAACTGGCAAGAATTCCGCACTGCTGCCAGCAATTATGATGTCCCGGCTCAAAACTTGGTCTACGCTGACATTGATGGCAATATTGGCTACCAAATGCCTGGTAAATTCCCCATCCGCGCTCAGGGAGATGGGCGTTATCCCGTTCCTGGTTGGACGGATGAATATGAATGGCAAGGCTATATTGACTTTGAGCAGTTACCCAAAAGTTTCAATCCACCTCAAGGTTATATTGCTACTGCTAATAATTTAGTTATGCGTGAATATCCTTATCTAATTACCGCAGACTGGGTTTATGGCTATCGGGCACAGCGCATCGTTGAGATGATTTCACAACAAACACAGCCGATTTCCCTGAAAGGTGTGCAGCAGATACAGGGAGACGATCGCAATCTGAATGCACAAACATTAGTACCGCTACTGCAATCTATCACTGTTGATACCCCCCGATTGCAGGCAGCCCAAAAACTTCTGCAAGATTGGAATTTGCAGTTAGGAATGACATCGCCTGTTGCTGCTTTGTTTGAAGTCTTCTGGAAACACTTACTGGCAGATACGTTTCACGATCAGTTACCTGAAAAGTACTTTCCGCATGGAGGCGATCGCTGGTATGCTGTAATCGCAAATCTGGTCAAACAGCCCAATAGTTCTTGGTGGGACAATCGCAACACTCCAAAAGTTGAGAGCCGCGACCAAATCCTGCGACAATCCTTCATAGAAGCCGTGGATGAACTAGAACGAATTCAAAGCAAAGACCCGAAAAACTGGAATTGGGGCAAGCTGCATACCATTACTTTTCGGAATGCCACTTTAGGTAAATCTGGGGTTCCACCGATTGAAGCTTTATTTAATCGTGGTGCTTTTGCCACATCTGGTAACGGCGAAACAGTGAATGCTAACCGTTGGAGAGCAAATAAATCCTTTGAAGTGACTGATATTCCTTCACTGCGGATGATTGTAGATTTAGGAAATTTAGATAACTCAGTAGCAATTCACACCCCTGGACAATCAGGACATGCTTTCCATAGTCACTACAACGATATGGTTGAACCTTGGCGCAAGATTGAATATCACCAGATGCTTTGGGAACAGAAGTCTGTTGCAAATAACACCACTGTGACATTGAAGTTCGTTCCCAAATTGCGAGAGTAG